In Candidatus Tectomicrobia bacterium, the genomic stretch AACTTCGTCCACCTGCCCCCACCGGAGGCCCGCTTCCTGGAGGAGAAGCTCCGCGCCCGCGCGCACCGCCGCCTTCGCCGCCTGGAGCTTGCGGACATCTCCCTGGGTCAGGACGACCGCTCCTCCCTTTCCGCCACCGCCCAGGAGAACCCCCCGCCCCCCCTCCTCCTCGATGATGCGCCGGCGCAGGGGCCCCTCCTTGAGCGCGGCTGCCGCGCGTATCTTCCCCGATGGGTCAACGACGCCCAGGTCGAGAAGGCCCGCAGCCGCCTCGATGAGTCCCGTCCCGCAGATCCCGGAGGCGGATAGTCCCCCGACCGTGCGGAGGGTGAAGTCCCCTTCGCCTGGTTCCATCGCGCAGATGGCACCCGGGCCCACACCCATCCCGCAGCGGATCTCGCCCCCCTCAAATGCCGGGCCGGCCGGGGTCGAGGCGCACCAGATCCCTCCCCCCGGCGTCCCCAACAGGATTTCCACGTTCGTCCCCAGGTCCAGGGCCAGGCAGACGGACTTCCGCTCCGGCCGGCCGAGCCCCAGGGCGAGCGCCACCCCCACCGCATCCGCGCCGACGAAGCCGGCGAGCAGAGGGAGGAAATGCGCCTCCGCCGAGGCCGGCAGGCGGAGACCCGCTTCCCGGGGGCGGAAAGGAACACCTCCATCCGCCAGGGGCGCGTAGGGCGCCGTGCCGAAGGATTCCACCGGCATCCCCAGGAACAGGTGGTGCATCACGCTGTTTCCCGCGAAGACCAGCCCGGCGACCTGGCTCCGGCGCGCCCGGATGGAGCGGAGCAGGTCCGTGAGAAGGAAATCGACGTCGTGGCGGACGGCGCGGGTGAGTTCCTCCCCGGCGCCCCCTCCGCCCGTCTCCCGGGGGCTGGCCGCCAGCACCCGCGTCATCAGGTCGGCGCCCCAGGTGCGCTGGCTGTTCGGCCTCGAAGCCTCGGCCAGCAGGGCGCCCGTTTCCAGGTCGATGAGATAGCCGCACAAATTGGTGGTGCCGATGTCCACCACCGCGCCGTACGCCTTCGCCTGCGATGAAATTCCATTCCCGCAGCACCAGGGATCAATGCGCAGCGGAAGCGAGGTGTCCATCGTCTTGGGGACGGGGCTCTCCCCGGGCGGCGGGGCGAGGACGGCGAGCCTCCCCTCCACCCGGACCTGACAGGCCAGGCGCCATCCCGCCCGCAACTCTTCCCGGGAGAGCTGGAGAGCCTCGGCGGGATTGGGAGGTCCAAGCCAGGCGGGCGGCCCCTGGTTCGGGTCCGCGCTCCCCAGAGGAATGACCCGGCAGCGGGTGCATTTGCCGAAGCCGCCGCAGTCGGTCGCGATGGGAAAGCCGGCGGTCCGGGCGCCCTCGAGAATGGTGGCGCCTTCGGCGAGCCAGCCGCGGCGGGCGGGCTCACCGGAGAGAGGAGAGGCGCCCTCGGAACTCTCCGGGGAGAGACGGTAGAAAAGGACCTCGAAGCGATTTTCCCCGTCCTCCTCCCCAGGGGCGGAGGCTCTCTCAGTAGCGGCCATATTCCATCGCGGCTTCGAACATGGCGCAGACGTTCTCGGGAGGGACCTCGTCCTGGATGTTGTGGACGAAGTTCAGGACATAGCCGCCGCCGGGGGCGAGATCCCCGATGCGCCGCTTCACCTCTTCAAAGATCTCGGCGCGGGTGCCGAACGGGATCACGCGCCCGGTGTCGATGCCCCCCCAGAAGAACAGGTCCTTGCCGAACTCCCGCTTGAGCCGGGCGGTGTCCCCCATATTCTTGGCGGAAACCTGCACAGGGTTCAGGCCGTCCACCCCCACCTCGATCAGGTGGGGGAGGAACATGTCGATGCAGCCGTCGCAATGGTAGAGGAGCTTTCCTTCGGGCGCCGCCCGTTTCATCGCGTCGAAAAGGATTTTCTGGCGAGGCTTCACGAATTCCTTGTACATCTGCATCGAGATCATGGGGCCGTTCTGCGTTCCCAGGTCATCTCCCAGCAGGAAAACATCCACGTAGCCCCTCGTCTCCTCCAAGGCGCGCCCGATCATCTCCAGCTTGATCTCGACAACCTTGTCGAGAAGCGCGTGGATGAACTTCTTGTTCGTCACGAGGTCGGAGTAGAACTCGCCGAAGCCTCGCAGCCATTCGGCTTCCGCCCAGAATCCGCCGCGCGGGTAGAAGACCACCGCGTAATCCGTCTCCTCATGGAGCTTCCTCGCTCTCTCCCTCAGGCCGCGGTAGAGGCCCGGGTCCTTCGGATCGGGCCACGGGAAGCGCCGGAGCGCTTCGAGGGTTCCGTTCCCGTCTCCCTCGAATGGCCCCTTCAGGAGAAAATAGGAGTTCGATTCCTCGGTCTTTTCCCACTGGACGCCCCATTCGTCCTGATAAGTGCGCGGGCCGATTTGGATGTCCCGCCAGTCCTCCGAGGGGCCGAGGAGCAGGGGGCGCGTGTCCACGTGGAAGCGCCCGAGGATCTCCTCATCCACGAAGGCGACCTGCCCCTGCTTGGTCATGATGCGCGTCTCGGCTTCGACCCCCATGAAGCGCTTCAGCTTCTCGTAGGCCAGCGCCGAGATGCTGCTGACCGAGGTCGAGCCGAAGTCGATCGGGACCCGGTCCGCCTCCTGGTGGCTGATCGCCCGCCGGACCCGCTCCCTCGGGGTCGGCGCCCCGTTTCGGGAAGTCATCTTAGGTATCTCCCATGGGCTCAGAGCGCCCGGACGTGGGCCGGCGCGCACAGCGCCTTGAAGCGGTCCACGGCGACGGCTGCGTCCTTGGCGTAGCCGTCCGCCCCAATCTTCCTGGAGTAGGCTTCGTCGAGGGGGGCGCCGCCGACCACGATCCGGACCTCCGGCCCGAACGGAGCCCGGCGGATCTCCTGAATGATGCCACTCATGCGGTTCATGGTGGTGGTGAGGAGGGCCGACATGCCCAGCAGGCGCGCCCCCGTCCGCTCAATCGCTTGGATGAATTTCTCGGCGCCCGCGTTCACGCCCAGGTCGGTCACCTCGAATCCGGCGCCCCGGAGCATCATGGCCACCAGGTTCTTTCCGATATCGTGCATGTCGCCCTTCACCGTTCCGATGACCACCTTGCCGAGCGGCTTCACGCCCGTGGCCTCCAGCAGGGGGCGGAGCAGCTCCATGGCGGCCGTCATGACCTTCGCGGCCGCCATGAGCTCGGGAATGAACGCCTCTCCTCGGCCGAACTGGTCGCCGAGGATGTTGATCCCGGGGATCAATCCCTCGTTGAGGATCGCCACCGCGCCCCGGCCCGCATCCAGCTCGGCCCGGATCAGCCTGAGCACGGCTTCCTTGTCGCCCGATACGACTCCCTGCGTCAGCTCTGTATCGTGTGGCATGGCTCTCCTCTTTGCGACGCGGGTTTCCTCGTCCGCCCCGGTTCAATTGCCCCGCCGCAGCGCCTCGCTCATGGCGCGGATGTGGGCGGGCGTCGTCCCGCAACACCCTCCGATGTACCGGGCTCCCCCCTCGCGGCATCGGACCGCGTGGGCGGCCATCTCCCGGGCGCCCGCCTCGTAGCGGACCTCCCCCTCCCTCGCCCGAGGGATCCCCGCGTTGGACTGGACGATGAGGGGGAGGCCGGGATTCGCCAGGCTCATCTCATTGAGAATCTTCTCCATCTCGGAGGGGCCGTTGCCGCAGTTGGATCCGATCGCCCGGATGCCGGCCCCCGCCATCTCCAGGGCGGCCCGTCTCGGGGAAACCCCCATCATGGTGCGGCCGTGCGTATCGAAGGTCATGGTGCAGAAGACGGGCAGTCCGCAGGCCACGCGAGCCCCCTCCGCCCCGGCGCGAACTTCCTCCAGGTCGCTCATCGTCTCGAGCAAGATGAAATCCGCCCCGCCCTCGGCGAGCCCCCGGCACTGTTCGGCGAAGATGTCCCGGGCGTCCTCGAAGGAGAGCTCCCCCACCGGCTGGAGAAGCGCGCCCGTCGGCCCCGCCGATCCCGCCACCAGCACCCGCCGCCCCGAGCCGTCCGCCGCTTCCCGGGCAATTCCGGCGCCCGCCTGGTTCAGCTCCCTCGTGCATCCATTCAGGCCGTGAAGGGAGAGACGGAAACGGTTTCCGCCAAAGGTATTTGTGGTCACGACATCGGCCCCGGCGGCGATGTAGGCCTCATGGATGGAGCGGACGACCTTGGGACTCGCCGTATTCAGCCGCTCCGGGGCGTCGCCCGGCTCCAGGCCGGCGGCCTGGAGCATGGTGCCCATCGCGCCGTCTCCGATGAGAAGGCCGCTTCCCGCAAGCCATTCGTCCAGAAGGCTCATCTCTGGAACTTCCCCGGCAATGCTTCCCTCAACAGCCCCGGCGACCATCAGTATTTAAGAGTAACATATCCTGTATAGGCCCAAAAACTTCCTCTTGCCCCGGGATGTAACCGCCTGGTTTCCCCCAGCCTGCATTCGGCGCAGGTTCCGGCCATGCATAAACCGATGGCGCCTTAAAAGGGGGCCAAAAATCGCACAGATCAGGCAGCGGCCGGGCCACGCCAGGGCCGGCCGGTTCCCGTGCGGGCGGCCTGA encodes the following:
- a CDS encoding DUF4445 domain-containing protein, with protein sequence MAATERASAPGEEDGENRFEVLFYRLSPESSEGASPLSGEPARRGWLAEGATILEGARTAGFPIATDCGGFGKCTRCRVIPLGSADPNQGPPAWLGPPNPAEALQLSREELRAGWRLACQVRVEGRLAVLAPPPGESPVPKTMDTSLPLRIDPWCCGNGISSQAKAYGAVVDIGTTNLCGYLIDLETGALLAEASRPNSQRTWGADLMTRVLAASPRETGGGGAGEELTRAVRHDVDFLLTDLLRSIRARRSQVAGLVFAGNSVMHHLFLGMPVESFGTAPYAPLADGGVPFRPREAGLRLPASAEAHFLPLLAGFVGADAVGVALALGLGRPERKSVCLALDLGTNVEILLGTPGGGIWCASTPAGPAFEGGEIRCGMGVGPGAICAMEPGEGDFTLRTVGGLSASGICGTGLIEAAAGLLDLGVVDPSGKIRAAAALKEGPLRRRIIEEEGGRGVLLGGGGKGGAVVLTQGDVRKLQAAKAAVRAGAELLLQEAGLRWGQVDEVCLAGAFGAHLRPERACRIGLLPRESAGRVRVVNNAAASGARLALLSRAELARASSLKSKARYVELAGRKDFQDSFIEELAFPG
- a CDS encoding corrinoid protein, encoding MPHDTELTQGVVSGDKEAVLRLIRAELDAGRGAVAILNEGLIPGINILGDQFGRGEAFIPELMAAAKVMTAAMELLRPLLEATGVKPLGKVVIGTVKGDMHDIGKNLVAMMLRGAGFEVTDLGVNAGAEKFIQAIERTGARLLGMSALLTTTMNRMSGIIQEIRRAPFGPEVRIVVGGAPLDEAYSRKIGADGYAKDAAVAVDRFKALCAPAHVRAL
- a CDS encoding homocysteine S-methyltransferase family protein produces the protein MSLLDEWLAGSGLLIGDGAMGTMLQAAGLEPGDAPERLNTASPKVVRSIHEAYIAAGADVVTTNTFGGNRFRLSLHGLNGCTRELNQAGAGIAREAADGSGRRVLVAGSAGPTGALLQPVGELSFEDARDIFAEQCRGLAEGGADFILLETMSDLEEVRAGAEGARVACGLPVFCTMTFDTHGRTMMGVSPRRAALEMAGAGIRAIGSNCGNGPSEMEKILNEMSLANPGLPLIVQSNAGIPRAREGEVRYEAGAREMAAHAVRCREGGARYIGGCCGTTPAHIRAMSEALRRGN